In Lysinibacillus sp. FSL M8-0337, the following proteins share a genomic window:
- the spoIIP gene encoding stage II sporulation protein P, with the protein MTLLKKLQWSIGLLLFFFVLPVIAGQLPFNKQASTPIKQPEDKQVVFAATNLEEESELEKTKEQTPESTPESTSEPTKEQDPFKVLLLFTHSQEAYQPMVKAVSGKVAVYDDKTNIYNLQDAISKHFSMNGIQTDVLDVDVMKVMKSEGKTFPQAYNTVRPYLSSRLQEQSYNLIIDLHRDSAKRDATTTMYNNQSYARIAIVVGAEHKNYRWNTAYAESLSAAMNDIVPKVSRGVISKSGDNVDGRYNQDLAKEMILIELGGIDNTEDELNRTIAVIGKAIAKTFVTESKS; encoded by the coding sequence GTGACTTTGCTAAAAAAACTACAATGGTCAATTGGTCTATTATTGTTCTTTTTCGTATTACCAGTCATTGCTGGGCAACTTCCGTTCAACAAGCAAGCATCGACTCCGATTAAACAACCAGAGGATAAACAAGTCGTGTTTGCCGCTACAAATTTAGAAGAAGAAAGTGAACTAGAGAAGACGAAAGAGCAGACGCCAGAATCGACACCAGAATCGACGTCAGAGCCGACAAAAGAGCAGGATCCATTTAAAGTATTATTGTTATTTACACATTCACAAGAAGCCTATCAACCGATGGTAAAAGCAGTTAGCGGAAAAGTGGCGGTTTATGATGACAAAACAAATATTTATAACTTACAAGACGCCATTTCCAAGCACTTTAGTATGAACGGTATCCAGACGGATGTATTAGATGTTGATGTGATGAAGGTAATGAAATCGGAAGGCAAAACTTTTCCACAAGCTTATAACACAGTACGTCCATATCTATCAAGCCGTTTACAAGAGCAATCCTATAATTTAATAATTGATTTGCATCGAGATTCTGCCAAGCGGGATGCGACAACTACCATGTACAACAATCAATCATATGCACGTATTGCCATAGTCGTAGGAGCAGAACATAAAAATTACAGATGGAATACGGCTTATGCAGAAAGTCTTTCTGCTGCCATGAATGACATTGTGCCAAAGGTTTCAAGAGGGGTTATATCGAAAAGTGGTGATAATGTAGATGGTCGCTACAATCAAGATTTAGCTAAAGAGATGATTTTAATTGAATTAGGTGGCATCGATAATACAGAAGATGAGTTAAATCGTACAATTGCTGTTATAGGAAAAGCAATTGCCAAAACTTTTGTAACAGAATCTAAAAGTTAA
- the gpr gene encoding GPR endopeptidase, translated as MQNLNWQRTDLIDESEEVVLHQTKEQKETLEQSSGVQIEDRTAGRVKITDVQVNAEGKKQIGKKEGKYITLSVPTLTLEDEDGFEQLEKALLANFKTLHESISWQKDDKILIIGLGNRTITPDAIGPYVIDHLHSLDKIDDKFVMYAPGVTGQTGYETGEFVAALAERLQPKLIIVVDALATRASDRLCKTIQLTDTGIHPGSGVGNQRKEISLEMLGIPVTAIGIPTVVDAPVLIADAVEVMLRTIAARVAERGKPSSKLSLSSWRPDINKELDMSLVTPIFGEWATWSKEERQQLFEETFAASHAQLMVTPKEADYWIDRYATLISTMLTKWANDL; from the coding sequence ATGCAAAATTTAAATTGGCAACGGACTGATTTAATTGATGAATCTGAAGAGGTCGTTTTACATCAAACGAAGGAACAAAAAGAAACACTTGAACAATCATCTGGGGTTCAAATAGAAGACCGCACTGCAGGACGCGTGAAAATAACCGATGTCCAAGTGAACGCAGAAGGCAAGAAACAAATAGGCAAAAAAGAAGGGAAATATATAACCCTTTCCGTACCAACGCTTACATTAGAAGATGAGGATGGATTTGAACAACTTGAAAAAGCCTTGCTAGCAAACTTTAAAACGTTACATGAATCAATTTCCTGGCAGAAGGATGACAAAATATTAATTATAGGGCTTGGCAATCGAACGATAACGCCAGATGCCATAGGACCATATGTTATCGATCACTTGCATAGTCTAGATAAAATCGATGACAAATTTGTCATGTATGCACCAGGTGTGACGGGGCAAACAGGCTATGAAACAGGTGAATTTGTAGCAGCATTAGCTGAGCGTCTACAACCAAAACTAATCATTGTCGTAGATGCCCTCGCAACAAGAGCAAGCGACCGCTTATGTAAAACTATCCAACTTACCGATACGGGTATTCATCCAGGTTCAGGTGTCGGCAATCAACGCAAGGAAATATCTTTAGAAATGCTTGGTATCCCTGTCACAGCAATTGGGATTCCAACAGTTGTTGATGCACCCGTGCTAATTGCTGACGCAGTAGAGGTGATGTTACGCACTATTGCCGCGCGAGTTGCTGAGAGAGGAAAACCTTCATCTAAATTATCATTATCTTCATGGCGTCCAGATATTAATAAAGAACTGGATATGTCCCTTGTTACACCCATTTTCGGTGAATGGGCAACATGGTCAAAAGAGGAACGTCAACAGCTTTTTGAAGAGACTTTTGCTGCTTCACATGCACAGTTAATGGTCACACCGAAAGAAGCCGATTATTGGATAGATCGGTATGCAACACTCATTTCAACTATGCTTACAAAATGGGCAAACGATCTATAA
- the rpsT gene encoding 30S ribosomal protein S20 — MPNIKSAIKRVKVNEKANVANSQAKSAMRTTVKKAENAVAANAENAQELLQAAYKSLDKAASKGLIHKNAAARKKSRLAKKA, encoded by the coding sequence ATGCCAAACATTAAATCTGCGATTAAACGCGTAAAAGTTAACGAAAAAGCAAACGTTGCTAACTCTCAAGCTAAATCTGCAATGCGTACTACAGTGAAAAAAGCTGAAAACGCTGTTGCTGCTAACGCTGAAAACGCACAAGAACTTTTACAAGCAGCTTACAAATCTTTAGATAAAGCAGCTTCAAAAGGACTTATCCACAAAAACGCGGCGGCTCGTAAAAAGTCTCGCCTAGCTAAAAAAGCGTAA
- a CDS encoding acyltransferase family protein, with the protein MHTRIQYMDSLRAIAILGVLLLHAATPYVVLYDKITLFDWQTGIVYNALSRWCVPIFLMISGALLLGRKEESLRIFFKKRANKILLPFITWSIIYYTWATYMWNPGYSLKEFLIMFFNNQIYYHLWYFYALIGIYLLAPVFNIFVNHASKQMIGYVVVLWILFYGGFRYYSYIVSNEFTLFFPLSEYIGFFILGYYLATFELSKKWRVGIYMLGIVGALETILRTNVLTEQQGQFTSYAFSYSSPNVIAMSIALFVFVKYWVNRKVASGSYETSRIVKLIGQTSFGVYLVHAMILDKVRPYFFDENELFVKPLFAIPLQVLIILVLSTIVVWIMQKIPYLKRVI; encoded by the coding sequence GTGCATACACGAATTCAGTACATGGACAGCCTTAGAGCCATTGCAATTCTAGGCGTATTACTTTTGCATGCTGCGACTCCTTATGTCGTGCTTTATGACAAAATTACTTTATTTGACTGGCAAACAGGCATTGTTTATAATGCATTATCGCGCTGGTGTGTGCCCATTTTTTTAATGATTAGTGGGGCACTGTTACTTGGGCGGAAAGAAGAATCGCTGCGTATTTTTTTTAAAAAACGTGCGAATAAAATTTTACTACCTTTTATTACTTGGTCGATAATCTATTATACGTGGGCAACGTATATGTGGAATCCTGGGTATTCGTTGAAAGAGTTTCTAATCATGTTTTTTAATAATCAGATATACTATCATTTGTGGTATTTTTATGCGCTGATTGGTATTTATTTACTAGCGCCCGTCTTTAATATTTTCGTTAATCATGCCTCTAAACAAATGATAGGCTATGTGGTTGTTCTCTGGATATTATTTTATGGAGGTTTCCGTTATTATTCATATATTGTGAGTAATGAATTTACGTTGTTTTTCCCTTTAAGTGAGTATATCGGTTTCTTTATACTTGGCTACTATTTAGCGACATTTGAACTATCGAAAAAATGGCGTGTCGGAATTTACATGCTAGGAATAGTTGGAGCACTTGAAACAATCCTACGTACAAATGTTTTAACAGAGCAGCAAGGACAATTTACAAGCTATGCTTTTTCTTATTCTAGTCCAAATGTTATTGCGATGAGTATTGCTCTCTTTGTCTTTGTGAAATATTGGGTCAATCGTAAAGTGGCAAGCGGAAGCTATGAGACAAGTAGAATTGTTAAGTTAATTGGGCAAACAAGTTTTGGTGTGTACTTAGTACATGCAATGATTTTAGATAAAGTCCGCCCGTACTTTTTTGATGAAAATGAGCTTTTTGTCAAACCGCTATTTGCTATTCCATTACAAGTACTCATTATTTTAGTGCTTTCCACAATAGTTGTGTGGATTATGCAGAAAATACCATATCTAAAAAGAGTGATTTAG
- the holA gene encoding DNA polymerase III subunit delta — translation MISTVWNNIKKGQLAPVYLIIGEESYFIDETVKRLKEALGTEEEIEMTTFDLEELPVDVVMDEADTIPFFSERKLVIAKNASFLKATEKGKEKIEHDLKRLEAWLANPSDFSVTVFIAPYEKLDERKKVTKMMKEHALIVQAETPKEQDLAVWIQGLVKAQGNTITQSAIEQLVSMVGPNMLQLQMEMEKLSLYVGEGGEITTMLVEDLVAKTLEQDAFKMLNAYFAHDPVAALSIYHDLLRQKQEPIMLVGLLASNVRTMSNVFYLLKKGYHPQQIAKNLKIHPYRVKLMVEQRNRPSEESLLKALYQLAEVDLQLKTAGGNRERYLELFLLRQL, via the coding sequence ATGATATCAACGGTTTGGAACAATATAAAAAAAGGTCAGCTTGCACCTGTATACTTAATCATTGGTGAAGAAAGCTATTTTATAGACGAAACAGTGAAGCGTTTAAAGGAAGCACTCGGCACAGAAGAAGAAATTGAAATGACTACTTTTGATTTGGAAGAATTACCGGTAGATGTCGTGATGGATGAAGCGGATACGATTCCATTTTTTTCAGAGCGTAAACTAGTAATTGCTAAAAATGCATCGTTTTTAAAGGCAACTGAAAAAGGGAAAGAAAAAATCGAGCATGATTTGAAACGTTTGGAGGCATGGCTTGCAAATCCTTCCGATTTTTCTGTTACGGTTTTTATTGCACCATATGAAAAGCTAGATGAACGTAAAAAAGTGACAAAAATGATGAAAGAGCATGCGCTCATTGTCCAAGCCGAAACGCCAAAAGAACAAGATTTAGCAGTATGGATTCAAGGACTTGTGAAAGCACAGGGCAATACGATTACACAAAGTGCTATTGAGCAGCTTGTATCAATGGTTGGACCGAATATGCTACAGCTACAGATGGAAATGGAAAAACTATCACTCTATGTAGGTGAGGGCGGAGAAATAACAACGATGCTCGTAGAAGATTTAGTCGCAAAAACGTTAGAACAGGATGCCTTTAAAATGTTAAACGCATATTTTGCACATGACCCTGTAGCGGCATTGTCGATTTACCATGATTTATTGCGCCAAAAACAGGAGCCGATTATGCTTGTCGGGCTTCTTGCTTCGAATGTACGGACGATGTCGAATGTGTTTTATTTACTGAAAAAGGGCTATCATCCACAGCAAATTGCAAAAAACTTAAAAATTCACCCTTATCGTGTCAAGTTAATGGTTGAGCAACGCAACCGTCCATCTGAAGAAAGTTTATTGAAAGCTTTATATCAGTTGGCAGAAGTCGATTTACAGTTAAAAACAGCAGGAGGAAACCGCGAGCGATATTTAGAACTATTTTTACTACGCCAACTGTAA
- a CDS encoding YqzM family protein has protein sequence MNPFEGKNIQCKRNDAIDSGVGFGVSFGVFTIMFIIAVIVDYAAM, from the coding sequence ATGAATCCATTTGAAGGTAAAAATATACAATGCAAACGTAACGATGCTATTGATTCTGGCGTTGGTTTCGGCGTATCTTTTGGGGTTTTCACTATTATGTTTATCATCGCAGTAATAGTAGACTACGCAGCGATGTAA
- a CDS encoding DNA internalization-related competence protein ComEC/Rec2, whose protein sequence is MLIPTLVIGVGLLSFFYLSTIRLTEPSPLPSTFQLTWTSDYKINGQRLSGFAKTETGETLYVMYTLSSELEKHFYETTSITGFTYVVEGELVAPNPPAHAYALSFDKYLVSKGARGIFEVKSWSLIAEEKSLGIVLAKYRFHLKKHIETAFPASLVAEAQALLIGLRDHVDDELQRAYQKLGITHLFAISGLHVALVSWLFYEGMLRVGIRKEIATIILLIVLPMYGVLAGGAPSVVRAVSVVELVMLMRFARWQMPVDDALAISFIGFVLLEPGVIFQLGFQLSYLATVSLLYSNAILQGRHWLLKSLLITFVCQLLAYPLLLYHFYELSISSFIANIVFVPLFSVVILPTNLMLLIISFISMPLAKLFFKFYEPLRAWLSEAIIYLQALPMQLWTPGKPALWLVCLAFVSVLSSLYFLEARRYGKVVMLLLIPALCIELAPKLYNETRLTFLNVGQGDCTVIELPFRRTVYVVDAGGVLRFKEEDWKAPKRPYEVGRQVIVPFLKGKGIRQVDIMILTHPDADHVEGAEEVLEEIRMREIHVTPSSLDKPVMQDLLSEAAKQKVPVKEKMQGTSWRVGSTNFHYLLPDDTHYEGNNDSLVLFIQQESFRALLTGDLEEAGEYQLINQYGPHLANITLLKAGHHGSKTSSIEPFVELLQPTLTIFSAGRNNHYNHPHDIVVERFRRRELATMITGIDGTIEVVAHKDRWGVRTEKDLVQN, encoded by the coding sequence ATGCTGATACCAACACTCGTTATAGGTGTTGGACTTCTTTCTTTCTTCTATCTTTCCACCATTCGATTGACGGAACCTTCCCCTTTACCGTCAACTTTTCAATTAACATGGACGAGCGACTATAAAATTAATGGGCAACGGCTTAGTGGGTTTGCAAAAACAGAGACAGGTGAAACACTCTATGTGATGTATACATTGTCTTCAGAGCTAGAAAAACATTTTTATGAAACGACATCTATTACAGGTTTTACCTATGTCGTTGAGGGCGAACTGGTAGCACCTAATCCACCAGCACATGCTTACGCTTTGTCTTTTGATAAATATTTAGTGAGCAAAGGCGCAAGAGGCATTTTTGAAGTCAAGAGCTGGTCGTTGATAGCAGAAGAGAAATCTTTAGGCATAGTGCTTGCTAAGTACAGATTTCACCTGAAAAAGCATATTGAAACTGCTTTTCCTGCATCCCTTGTAGCAGAGGCACAGGCGTTGCTAATTGGTTTACGGGATCATGTAGACGATGAGCTTCAAAGAGCATATCAGAAGCTAGGCATTACGCATTTATTTGCCATTTCTGGCTTACATGTCGCACTCGTTTCATGGTTGTTTTATGAAGGAATGCTACGAGTAGGTATACGAAAAGAAATAGCGACAATTATCCTACTGATTGTGTTGCCTATGTATGGTGTGCTAGCCGGTGGAGCGCCTTCTGTAGTTCGAGCTGTTTCTGTTGTAGAACTGGTGATGTTAATGCGTTTTGCGAGGTGGCAGATGCCAGTTGATGACGCATTAGCTATTAGTTTTATTGGCTTTGTTTTACTGGAGCCTGGGGTAATATTTCAACTGGGCTTTCAGTTATCCTATCTAGCAACAGTTAGTCTTTTATACTCGAATGCAATCTTGCAAGGCAGGCACTGGTTGTTAAAGTCTTTGTTAATCACGTTTGTATGCCAATTATTGGCTTATCCACTATTACTTTATCACTTTTACGAATTATCAATCTCATCGTTTATTGCAAATATTGTTTTTGTGCCATTATTTTCAGTTGTTATTTTACCGACAAATCTGATGCTGCTCATTATCTCGTTCATCTCGATGCCTTTAGCTAAGCTATTTTTCAAATTTTATGAGCCTTTGCGCGCTTGGCTTTCGGAAGCCATCATATATTTACAAGCTTTGCCGATGCAACTATGGACCCCTGGAAAACCTGCTTTATGGCTAGTATGTCTAGCGTTTGTTAGCGTGCTTAGTAGCTTGTATTTTTTAGAAGCGAGACGCTATGGGAAAGTTGTCATGCTGCTTTTAATACCTGCTCTTTGCATCGAACTTGCACCTAAATTATATAACGAAACGAGGCTGACATTTTTAAATGTAGGGCAGGGTGATTGTACAGTCATCGAATTACCGTTTAGAAGGACCGTATACGTCGTCGATGCTGGAGGTGTACTTCGATTCAAGGAAGAGGATTGGAAGGCTCCAAAGCGCCCCTATGAGGTTGGTAGGCAGGTTATTGTACCGTTTTTAAAAGGAAAAGGTATTCGACAGGTGGATATAATGATATTGACACACCCAGATGCTGACCATGTAGAGGGAGCAGAAGAAGTGCTAGAGGAGATTAGGATGCGGGAAATTCATGTAACACCTAGCTCCCTCGATAAACCAGTGATGCAAGACTTATTATCGGAAGCGGCGAAACAAAAAGTTCCTGTAAAAGAAAAAATGCAAGGTACTTCATGGCGTGTCGGGTCGACAAATTTTCACTATTTATTACCCGATGATACACATTATGAGGGCAATAATGATTCCCTTGTGTTATTTATACAACAGGAATCGTTTCGTGCATTGTTAACAGGCGATTTAGAGGAAGCTGGTGAATATCAGTTAATAAATCAATATGGACCACATTTAGCAAACATAACGCTTTTAAAGGCGGGGCATCATGGTAGTAAAACTTCAAGCATTGAACCATTTGTAGAGCTACTACAGCCTACATTAACCATTTTTAGTGCAGGACGAAATAATCACTACAATCACCCGCATGACATAGTAGTCGAACGTTTTCGACGGCGTGAATTAGCGACGATGATAACGGGGATAGATGGTACGATTGAAGTGGTCGCACATAAAGATAGATGGGGTGTGCGTACTGAAAAAGACCTTGTCCAAAACTGA
- a CDS encoding ComE operon protein 2: MERITWDQFFMAQSHLLALRSTCTRLAVGATVVRDKRIIAGGYNGSITGDEHCIEEGCYIVDNHCVRTVHAEMNALLQCAKYGTPTKGADLYVTHFPCLPCTKSIIQAGIERVYYATDYKNNPYAQELFKKAGVEVLHVPFDERKIDFLRNEKLALYIDMLNALRESGMPAEKLLPYEQKVSALFGKIQ; this comes from the coding sequence ATGGAGCGTATTACTTGGGATCAATTTTTCATGGCACAAAGCCATTTACTCGCGTTACGTAGTACTTGTACAAGACTGGCAGTAGGCGCAACAGTTGTGCGTGATAAACGGATTATAGCAGGAGGCTATAACGGTTCAATTACAGGTGATGAACATTGTATTGAAGAGGGTTGCTATATTGTTGATAACCATTGTGTGCGTACGGTGCATGCAGAGATGAATGCACTTTTACAATGCGCCAAGTACGGTACACCGACAAAAGGAGCAGATTTGTATGTGACACATTTCCCTTGTTTGCCATGTACGAAGTCTATTATTCAAGCAGGAATTGAACGTGTCTATTATGCAACGGATTATAAAAATAATCCATATGCTCAAGAGTTATTTAAAAAAGCAGGTGTAGAAGTGTTACATGTACCCTTTGATGAGCGTAAAATTGATTTTTTAAGAAATGAAAAATTAGCCTTGTACATAGATATGCTCAATGCATTACGTGAAAGCGGCATGCCAGCAGAAAAATTGCTCCCTTATGAACAGAAGGTGAGTGCATTATTTGGCAAAATACAATAA
- a CDS encoding helix-hairpin-helix domain-containing protein — protein sequence MIQSLWQKYKKSVLLPSILVISGLCYFFFSNFDSSLPQEELIETIQPTEQLAIIEEPVEEAVVQQVLIDIKGAVLHPGVYALKPDQRMIDAVQLAGGYSEDADTRHINHAQKVQDEMVIYIPVKGEKLDDVMSSFTIATANESNLTTNNKINVNKANHTELATLVGIGPSKAQSIIAYREEHGRFQTIEDVKKVAGIGEKTFEKFKDAITVN from the coding sequence ATGATCCAATCTTTATGGCAAAAGTATAAGAAAAGTGTGTTGCTCCCCAGCATACTAGTAATCAGTGGACTTTGTTACTTCTTTTTCTCGAATTTTGACTCTTCACTTCCCCAAGAAGAGCTCATCGAAACAATCCAACCGACAGAACAGCTAGCAATAATAGAAGAACCTGTTGAAGAAGCGGTCGTACAGCAGGTGCTTATTGATATAAAGGGTGCTGTATTGCATCCAGGTGTCTATGCACTTAAGCCAGATCAACGAATGATAGATGCAGTCCAGCTTGCAGGCGGCTATAGTGAGGACGCTGATACACGGCACATTAACCATGCGCAAAAGGTGCAGGATGAAATGGTTATTTATATTCCTGTAAAAGGTGAAAAACTTGATGACGTAATGTCCAGTTTCACCATTGCCACAGCAAATGAAAGCAATCTGACAACGAATAATAAAATCAATGTCAATAAGGCAAATCATACAGAGCTGGCAACATTAGTTGGGATAGGTCCTTCTAAGGCGCAAAGTATTATTGCCTACCGTGAGGAACATGGACGTTTCCAAACAATAGAAGATGTAAAAAAGGTGGCAGGTATCGGTGAAAAAACATTTGAAAAGTTTAAAGATGCCATTACGGTTAACTAA
- a CDS encoding class I SAM-dependent methyltransferase, giving the protein MSSYERFAHVYDELQTDIPYDRYVKWVEQHAPSKQFPKLLDIGCGTGVLGLMLAKAGYQVSGIDLSEDMLAIAAGRFAEAGLQVPLFCMSMHELDGFEALDVVTIAIDSLNYVVEQADVYSTLERIFHTLRPGGQLFFDVHSLFKMDEIFLDGPFTYDDGDISYVWHTEPGDYEHSIVHQMTFYVRDAGSDLYERFDEEHFQRTFAIEHYMTWLREIGFTDIEVTADFTEEAPEYESERIFIRAVK; this is encoded by the coding sequence GTGAGTAGCTACGAACGTTTTGCCCATGTATACGATGAGCTCCAAACGGATATTCCGTATGATCGTTATGTGAAGTGGGTAGAGCAACATGCGCCGAGCAAACAATTCCCGAAGCTTTTAGATATTGGCTGTGGCACTGGTGTGCTTGGCCTAATGCTTGCAAAGGCTGGTTATCAGGTAAGTGGTATTGATTTGTCGGAAGATATGCTTGCTATAGCTGCTGGGCGTTTTGCAGAGGCGGGTTTACAAGTGCCGCTGTTCTGTATGTCGATGCATGAATTGGACGGCTTTGAGGCACTGGATGTTGTCACGATTGCCATTGATTCACTGAACTATGTGGTGGAACAGGCAGACGTTTATTCGACGCTAGAGCGTATTTTTCATACGTTACGACCAGGTGGTCAACTATTCTTTGATGTCCATTCATTATTTAAAATGGATGAAATCTTTTTAGATGGACCATTTACGTATGATGATGGAGATATTAGTTACGTATGGCATACAGAGCCTGGGGACTATGAACATTCGATTGTCCATCAAATGACGTTTTATGTTCGAGATGCTGGAAGTGATCTGTATGAACGGTTTGATGAGGAGCATTTCCAACGCACATTTGCTATTGAACACTATATGACATGGCTTCGTGAGATTGGCTTTACGGATATAGAAGTAACAGCAGATTTTACAGAGGAAGCACCGGAATACGAAAGTGAACGCATTTTTATACGTGCGGTGAAATGA
- the rsfS gene encoding ribosome silencing factor, producing the protein MTSTLLQAAYKAIDDKHGEDIVVLNMQGISLLADYFIIAHGNSDRQVQAIARELQEVAVKEGHEIRRVEGFDGARWILVDLGDVVAHIFHKDERAYYNLERLWGDAPQLDVSEA; encoded by the coding sequence ATGACTTCAACTTTATTACAAGCAGCTTACAAAGCAATCGACGACAAACATGGTGAGGATATTGTCGTTTTAAATATGCAAGGTATTTCACTTTTAGCAGATTACTTCATCATTGCACACGGGAATTCAGATCGCCAAGTACAAGCGATTGCACGTGAATTACAAGAGGTAGCGGTAAAAGAGGGACACGAAATTCGTCGTGTTGAAGGCTTCGATGGCGCACGCTGGATTTTAGTAGACCTTGGTGATGTTGTAGCACATATATTCCACAAGGATGAGCGTGCTTACTATAACTTAGAGCGTCTATGGGGCGATGCACCACAATTAGACGTATCAGAGGCGTAA
- the yqeK gene encoding bis(5'-nucleosyl)-tetraphosphatase (symmetrical) YqeK yields the protein MEREQYLAAIKPRMPEKRYIHTLGVMETAIQLAKIYGENESKAETAAILHDIAKYADIEWMEEIVKAQQLDQQLIGWGSELLHGPVGAYIAESEFGITDEEILNAIRFHTTGRVAMSNLEKIIFVADMIEPNRKFDGVERLRKKAHKNLDKAMSACIRHTLAFLIDSKQAIYPLSIACYNDMMKREDSEG from the coding sequence ATGGAACGCGAACAGTATTTAGCAGCGATTAAACCTCGCATGCCTGAGAAACGCTATATCCATACACTTGGTGTAATGGAAACAGCCATACAATTAGCAAAAATCTATGGTGAAAACGAGAGCAAAGCAGAAACAGCTGCTATTCTTCATGATATTGCAAAGTATGCAGATATCGAATGGATGGAGGAAATCGTGAAAGCGCAACAGTTAGATCAACAACTGATTGGCTGGGGCAGTGAACTACTACATGGGCCTGTTGGTGCGTATATTGCTGAAAGTGAATTCGGCATAACGGATGAAGAGATATTAAATGCAATCCGTTTCCATACGACAGGACGTGTAGCAATGAGCAATTTAGAAAAAATAATTTTTGTTGCAGATATGATTGAACCAAATCGAAAATTTGATGGTGTAGAACGTCTGCGAAAAAAAGCGCATAAAAATTTGGATAAGGCTATGAGTGCCTGCATACGTCATACATTGGCGTTTTTAATTGATAGTAAACAGGCCATTTATCCATTATCTATAGCATGTTATAACGATATGATGAAAAGAGAGGACAGTGAAGGATGA
- a CDS encoding nicotinate-nucleotide adenylyltransferase: MKKVGLLGGTFNPPHIGHLIMANEVFHALELDEVRFLPNALPPHKQAPHDASDDKRLEMVKRAIQPYPHFRVESYEVDKGGVSYSYNTLAALCEREPTVKFYFIIGGDMIDSLHTWYCIDELVELVQFVGVKRPKTEALTEYPVLMVEVPQIDLSSTLIRERLATGRTVTFLLPEAVETFIREEGLYGTRTVFSSD; this comes from the coding sequence ATGAAGAAGGTCGGTTTACTTGGAGGTACGTTTAATCCACCGCATATTGGACATCTAATCATGGCAAACGAAGTCTTTCATGCATTGGAATTAGATGAGGTACGTTTTTTGCCAAATGCTCTACCACCCCATAAACAAGCTCCGCATGATGCGAGTGATGACAAACGCCTAGAAATGGTGAAGCGCGCCATTCAACCTTATCCGCATTTTCGTGTTGAGTCGTATGAGGTTGATAAGGGCGGTGTATCCTATTCCTATAACACACTTGCTGCATTATGTGAAAGGGAGCCTACTGTGAAGTTTTACTTTATTATTGGGGGCGATATGATTGATTCACTCCATACGTGGTATTGTATTGATGAGCTAGTGGAACTTGTTCAATTTGTCGGCGTAAAGCGTCCAAAGACAGAGGCGCTTACGGAGTATCCTGTATTAATGGTGGAAGTACCGCAAATCGATTTATCGTCGACACTGATTCGTGAGCGCCTTGCTACTGGTAGAACGGTAACCTTTTTACTGCCAGAAGCGGTAGAGACGTTTATACGAGAGGAAGGTCTTTATGGAACGCGAACAGTATTTAGCAGCGATTAA
- the yhbY gene encoding ribosome assembly RNA-binding protein YhbY produces the protein MLTGKQKRFLRAEAHHLTPIFQVGKGGVNDEMTKQIREALEVRELIKVRILDNCEEDKNEVAEALAKGAHAELVQLIGLTVVLYKESRNNKKIVLPKAAK, from the coding sequence ATGTTAACAGGTAAACAAAAGCGTTTTTTACGTGCAGAAGCACATCATTTAACACCGATTTTCCAAGTAGGAAAAGGCGGCGTGAATGACGAAATGACAAAGCAAATTCGTGAAGCATTAGAAGTACGTGAACTAATTAAAGTACGTATTTTAGATAACTGTGAAGAGGACAAAAACGAAGTGGCAGAGGCTCTTGCAAAAGGTGCACATGCTGAACTTGTTCAATTAATCGGCTTGACAGTTGTTTTATATAAAGAATCACGTAACAACAAGAAAATTGTGTTACCAAAAGCAGCGAAATAA